A stretch of the Sulfurimonas sp. HSL-1656 genome encodes the following:
- a CDS encoding plasma-membrane proton-efflux P-type ATPase — protein MDTQTPDSLQRGLSSEEAEARLSQFGPNSIEEKQVSWAARLFKRFWGPIPWMIETAAVLSLSVQRWEEFTIIMVMLLVNAAVDFYQESKALNAIEVLKKKLARKALVLRDAAWQTVDASHLVPDDIIKIKIGDIIPADAKLLSGSDYIQVDQSALTGESLPVDKKVGDDLYANAIIRQGELIAHVTGTGSHTYFGKTVGLVAKAEREGRSHFQKMVVRVGNFLILLTLAMITVIIYHGVQNNEPTVELLIFSLVLTISAIPVAMPAVLAVTMAIGAHVLALKEAIVSRLAAIEELAGMDVLCSDKTGTLTQNRMSLADPYIADGFDEEALYVYAALASSEENGDPIERPIFDMIDTRGLRKRLTPWQLKKFLPFDPVHKRTEGIYDGGECELIVTKGAPQIIIEQSDAHEFDRQKANEQVQQFADKGFRTLGVAYRKCEEDVYHFVGLLPFFDPPRSDSKLAVTEAEANGVDVKMVTGDNIAVATYIARLLSIGEQIEDVRALKGESIEEYIYLSKVLTSAITEAVMPHAAPAEVDAKVREILQKVQRELYNMPIPKGVVKKHESEIIALIEAAHGFAQVYPEDKYFIVDELQKADHIVGMTGDGVNDAPALKKADCGIAVDGATDAARAAADIVLTAPGLHVIVDAIKEARQIFERMKSYTIFRIAETIRVIIFMTLAIVLYDFYPVTALMIIILALLNDIPIMTIAYDNTKVRQRPVRWDMREVFVLATWLGIAGVLSSFTLFWITMSLMHLPLDFVQSLFFVKLIVAGHGTIFNTRIDEWFFRRPLPSARLLAASLLSAAAGIIIGVYGLGVMVPIGWGAAAAVGAYAFIWFIFNDVVKMAVLRYYRKRFGIAVI, from the coding sequence ATGGATACGCAGACGCCCGACTCACTACAGCGCGGCCTGAGCAGTGAAGAGGCCGAAGCACGCCTTTCACAGTTCGGACCCAATTCGATCGAGGAGAAGCAGGTCTCCTGGGCGGCCCGCCTCTTCAAACGCTTCTGGGGCCCTATCCCCTGGATGATCGAAACCGCCGCCGTGCTGTCGCTGAGCGTGCAGCGGTGGGAAGAGTTCACCATCATCATGGTGATGCTTCTTGTCAATGCGGCAGTGGACTTCTACCAGGAGTCGAAAGCACTCAACGCGATAGAAGTGCTCAAGAAGAAGCTGGCCCGCAAAGCGCTGGTGCTGCGGGACGCGGCCTGGCAAACCGTCGACGCCTCACACCTCGTCCCCGACGACATCATCAAGATCAAAATCGGCGATATCATCCCGGCTGATGCGAAACTGCTCAGCGGAAGCGACTATATCCAGGTCGACCAGTCCGCATTGACAGGGGAGTCCCTGCCCGTCGATAAAAAGGTTGGTGACGACCTCTACGCCAACGCGATCATCCGGCAGGGGGAGCTGATCGCCCACGTTACGGGCACCGGGTCACACACCTATTTCGGAAAAACGGTCGGGCTTGTTGCCAAGGCGGAGCGCGAAGGGCGGAGCCATTTCCAGAAAATGGTCGTGCGTGTCGGGAATTTCCTCATTCTGCTGACACTGGCGATGATCACCGTCATCATCTACCACGGTGTGCAGAACAACGAACCGACGGTCGAACTGCTGATCTTTTCGCTGGTGCTGACAATCTCTGCCATTCCCGTCGCCATGCCTGCCGTCCTTGCGGTGACGATGGCGATAGGGGCGCACGTCTTGGCGCTGAAAGAGGCCATTGTCAGCCGTCTGGCCGCGATCGAGGAGCTCGCCGGTATGGATGTACTCTGCTCGGACAAGACGGGGACGCTGACGCAGAACCGCATGAGCCTGGCCGACCCCTACATCGCCGACGGTTTCGACGAAGAGGCGCTCTACGTCTATGCCGCCCTGGCAAGCAGTGAGGAGAACGGCGACCCCATTGAACGCCCTATTTTCGACATGATCGACACGCGCGGGCTGCGGAAGCGGCTGACGCCGTGGCAGCTCAAGAAATTTCTCCCGTTCGATCCCGTCCATAAACGCACCGAGGGGATCTATGACGGCGGGGAGTGTGAGCTGATCGTCACCAAGGGGGCACCGCAGATCATTATCGAGCAGAGCGATGCGCATGAGTTTGACCGCCAAAAGGCGAATGAACAGGTACAACAGTTCGCGGACAAGGGGTTCCGCACCCTGGGGGTTGCCTACCGTAAATGTGAAGAGGATGTCTACCACTTCGTGGGACTGCTCCCCTTTTTCGACCCGCCCCGGAGCGACTCGAAACTGGCCGTCACGGAGGCGGAGGCGAACGGGGTTGATGTCAAGATGGTGACGGGGGACAACATCGCCGTCGCGACCTATATCGCCCGGCTGCTTTCGATCGGGGAACAGATCGAGGACGTCCGCGCCCTGAAGGGCGAATCGATCGAAGAGTACATCTACCTCTCGAAGGTATTGACCTCGGCCATCACCGAGGCGGTGATGCCGCATGCAGCCCCGGCCGAGGTGGATGCGAAAGTGCGGGAGATCCTGCAGAAGGTGCAGCGCGAGCTCTACAACATGCCGATACCGAAGGGCGTGGTGAAGAAGCACGAATCGGAGATCATCGCACTGATCGAGGCGGCGCACGGGTTCGCCCAGGTCTACCCGGAAGACAAGTACTTTATCGTCGACGAGCTGCAGAAGGCGGACCATATCGTGGGGATGACCGGCGACGGGGTCAACGACGCCCCGGCACTGAAGAAGGCGGACTGCGGCATCGCGGTCGACGGGGCGACGGATGCGGCGCGCGCGGCGGCCGATATCGTGCTGACGGCGCCGGGCCTGCACGTAATCGTTGATGCGATAAAGGAGGCAAGACAGATCTTCGAGCGGATGAAAAGCTATACGATCTTCCGCATCGCCGAGACGATCCGCGTCATCATCTTTATGACGCTGGCCATCGTGCTCTACGACTTCTACCCGGTGACGGCGCTGATGATCATCATCCTGGCGCTGCTCAACGACATCCCGATCATGACCATCGCCTACGACAATACCAAAGTAAGGCAGAGACCGGTACGGTGGGATATGCGGGAGGTGTTCGTCCTGGCGACCTGGCTGGGGATTGCCGGAGTGCTCTCCTCGTTCACCCTTTTCTGGATCACGATGTCGCTCATGCACCTGCCGCTCGATTTCGTGCAGTCGCTCTTTTTCGTCAAGCTCATTGTCGCCGGCCACGGCACGATTTTCAATACGCGTATCGATGAGTGGTTCTTCCGTCGTCCTCTCCCCTCGGCAAGGCTGTTGGCGGCATCGCTGCTCAGCGCCGCCGCCGGGATCATTATCGGTGTTTACGGTTTGGGGGTGATGGTACCGATCGGATGGGGTGCCGCTGCAGCCGTCGGGGCATACGCTTTCATCTGGTTCATCTTTAACGATGTCGTCAAAATGGCGGTTTTGCGCTATTATCGTAAACGGTTCGGCATCGCGGTGATCTGA
- the nuoN gene encoding NADH-quinone oxidoreductase subunit NuoN codes for MLEAVNVSLGELNIATLAPMLIAITGALSILVVDLAKSGLHKSFYVMVSLLFLLLDFGSLVDFAGIFTENGTMLGFFNVMLMDGISILSQLIIVGASMLFIPLALTSKRFHEYNYPEYFSLFLFMIAGFQFMVATDNLILVFVGLETASLALYTLIALHNRSKSFEAAVKYFTMGALAAGFYAFGAMIFYAISGSVEIHTIAEVMAADGFSNIGYASIGSVFMLAALGFKVSLVPFHTWTPDVYEGSSAALAGYMSIVPKIAGFVVVMRLFEFMVHSEVVWLQVILYGGVVVTMTAANIWALVQTDVKRMLAYSSISHAGFVLAAILIGTTQANTALFLYWVLFSFTNLGAFTMLWVNRQKHLLPGQSSDHPYEKFAGMVKIMPFAAVLMGLFMLSLAGIPPFGLFWGKLYMISSAVTGGYTVLALIMALNSAIAGYYYLKLIIFMFMKEPVIHGVHEYYMMNASLSLKTIIGIAAFATIFAVITVNPLIEFIATLVYNSGY; via the coding sequence ATGTTGGAAGCTGTCAATGTATCTTTGGGTGAGCTGAACATTGCCACCCTCGCCCCGATGCTCATCGCGATCACGGGTGCGCTTTCGATCCTGGTCGTCGACCTGGCCAAGAGCGGGCTGCACAAGTCCTTCTACGTCATGGTCTCCCTGCTGTTCCTGCTGCTGGACTTCGGCTCCCTCGTCGATTTCGCCGGTATTTTCACGGAAAACGGCACGATGCTCGGATTCTTCAATGTCATGCTGATGGACGGGATCTCCATCCTTTCGCAGCTGATCATCGTCGGGGCTTCCATGCTCTTCATCCCGCTGGCCCTGACGTCGAAGCGTTTCCACGAGTACAACTACCCGGAGTACTTCTCGCTGTTCCTGTTCATGATCGCGGGCTTCCAGTTCATGGTCGCGACGGACAACCTGATCCTCGTCTTCGTAGGGCTTGAGACGGCGTCGCTGGCGCTTTATACGCTCATCGCCCTGCACAACCGCTCCAAGTCCTTTGAAGCGGCGGTCAAGTACTTTACGATGGGGGCGCTTGCTGCCGGCTTCTACGCCTTCGGCGCGATGATCTTTTACGCGATCAGCGGTTCCGTTGAGATCCATACGATCGCCGAAGTGATGGCGGCGGACGGTTTCAGCAACATCGGTTATGCCAGCATCGGCAGCGTTTTCATGCTCGCAGCCCTCGGTTTCAAGGTCTCCCTCGTTCCGTTCCATACCTGGACACCGGACGTTTATGAAGGTTCCAGCGCGGCACTGGCGGGCTACATGTCCATCGTACCGAAGATCGCGGGCTTCGTCGTCGTCATGCGTCTGTTCGAATTCATGGTCCACAGCGAAGTCGTCTGGCTGCAGGTTATCCTCTACGGCGGTGTCGTCGTGACGATGACGGCGGCGAACATCTGGGCCCTGGTGCAGACCGATGTCAAGCGGATGCTCGCGTACAGCTCCATCTCGCACGCCGGTTTCGTCCTCGCGGCGATCCTGATCGGGACGACACAGGCCAATACGGCCCTGTTCCTTTACTGGGTCCTCTTCAGCTTCACGAACCTCGGTGCCTTTACGATGCTGTGGGTTAACCGCCAGAAGCACCTGCTCCCGGGCCAGAGCTCGGATCACCCGTACGAGAAGTTCGCCGGTATGGTCAAGATCATGCCGTTTGCAGCGGTCCTGATGGGTCTGTTCATGCTCTCGCTGGCGGGTATCCCGCCGTTCGGCCTCTTCTGGGGTAAACTCTATATGATCAGTTCCGCGGTCACCGGCGGCTACACGGTACTGGCACTTATCATGGCGCTCAACTCCGCCATTGCCGGGTACTACTACTTGAAACTGATCATCTTTATGTTCATGAAAGAGCCGGTCATCCATGGCGTACACGAGTACTACATGATGAACGCCTCCCTTTCGCTCAAGACGATCATCGGTATCGCGGCGTTCGCAACGATCTTCGCGGTCATCACGGTTAATCCGCTGATCGAATTCATCGCGACTCTCGTCTACAATTCCGGGTACTGA
- a CDS encoding NADH-quinone oxidoreductase subunit M — protein MFDHILSILIFFPALAGMLGFIVSKESIRAYGITVSAIEFVLSLVLWYAYDPAVAGMQFMEQFALVPAFGINYLLGVDGISLFIIILAAFFTLIGIASLTETRRVKDMIITLLFLQMTMVGVFAALDAIVFYVFWELSLVPMLYIIGAWGGPLRIYASIKFFLYTFTGSLVMLVGMLFMAYFYFQATGQWSFSILEWYRLVLPENLQLWLFVAFFIGFAIKVPMFPFHTWLPYAHGQAPTIGSVILAAILLKMGTYAFVRFSLPMFPDASVFFMVPVAVLAIIMIIYTAMVAYAQEDIKQVVAYSSISHMGVIILGTFAMNVEGISGSVFLMIGHGVVSGALFLLVGVIYDRRHTKLMSEFGGLAQVMPRYATIFGIMVMASVGLPLTINFVGEFLSLLGFYSQSHVMTLLAGTAIIVGAIYMLSAYKKAFFGDVTKEENKTLKDVNKKELVALIPLVILAVWLGVYPKPVLTPINNSVESIVQLMHEKAITPEAKAAIPNPAETKIAMASVSEVEVDVEREAE, from the coding sequence ATGTTTGATCATATTCTTTCGATTCTGATTTTCTTCCCGGCACTGGCCGGTATGCTGGGCTTTATCGTGTCCAAAGAGAGCATCCGCGCCTACGGGATCACGGTCAGCGCCATCGAGTTCGTGCTCTCCCTGGTACTGTGGTATGCCTACGACCCGGCGGTTGCGGGTATGCAGTTCATGGAACAGTTCGCCCTCGTCCCTGCCTTCGGCATCAACTACCTCCTGGGAGTTGACGGGATTTCACTGTTCATTATCATCCTTGCCGCGTTCTTTACGCTGATCGGTATCGCCTCCCTGACGGAGACCCGCCGCGTCAAGGACATGATTATCACCCTGCTGTTCCTGCAGATGACGATGGTCGGTGTTTTCGCAGCGCTTGATGCGATCGTCTTCTACGTCTTCTGGGAACTCTCCCTTGTTCCGATGCTCTATATCATCGGTGCCTGGGGCGGGCCGCTGCGTATCTACGCCTCGATCAAGTTCTTCCTGTACACCTTTACAGGTTCACTGGTGATGCTCGTCGGTATGCTCTTCATGGCGTACTTCTACTTCCAGGCGACAGGCCAGTGGAGCTTCTCGATCCTTGAGTGGTACCGCCTGGTCCTGCCGGAGAACCTGCAGCTGTGGCTCTTCGTGGCTTTCTTCATTGGTTTCGCGATCAAGGTCCCGATGTTCCCGTTCCACACCTGGCTGCCGTACGCCCACGGGCAGGCGCCGACGATCGGTTCGGTCATCCTGGCGGCGATCCTGCTGAAAATGGGAACCTACGCGTTTGTCCGTTTCTCCCTGCCGATGTTCCCGGACGCTTCCGTCTTCTTCATGGTCCCGGTCGCGGTGCTCGCGATCATCATGATCATCTATACGGCGATGGTCGCCTATGCGCAGGAAGATATCAAACAGGTCGTTGCGTATAGCTCCATCTCCCACATGGGTGTCATCATCCTCGGTACCTTCGCAATGAACGTCGAGGGGATCAGCGGTTCGGTCTTCCTGATGATCGGGCACGGGGTCGTCTCCGGCGCGCTCTTCCTGCTCGTCGGCGTCATCTACGACCGCCGCCATACGAAGCTGATGAGCGAGTTCGGCGGCCTGGCGCAGGTGATGCCGCGCTACGCGACGATCTTCGGAATCATGGTCATGGCTTCCGTCGGCCTGCCGCTCACGATCAACTTCGTCGGCGAGTTCCTGAGCCTGCTCGGCTTCTACTCCCAGTCGCATGTGATGACGCTGCTCGCCGGTACGGCGATCATCGTCGGTGCGATCTATATGCTTTCGGCGTATAAGAAAGCGTTCTTCGGGGATGTGACCAAAGAGGAGAACAAGACCCTCAAAGACGTCAACAAAAAAGAGCTGGTCGCGCTGATCCCGCTGGTCATCCTTGCGGTCTGGCTCGGGGTCTACCCGAAACCGGTCCTGACGCCGATCAACAACTCGGTCGAATCCATCGTCCAGCTGATGCATGAGAAGGCGATTACGCCGGAGGCTAAAGCGGCGATCCCGAACCCGGCCGAAACAAAAATCGCCATGGCTTCCGTCTCGGAAGTCGAAGTGGACGTTGAAAGGGAGGCAGAATAA
- the nuoL gene encoding NADH-quinone oxidoreductase subunit L, producing the protein MEMYLYIALFAPFVGSLFAALFGASPKTLWTGVVTSALLFASFVSSVTLFVYLLQGGEPIHTELMTWMETGSLYIPFGFVVDQVSATMMIVVTTVSTVVHVYAIGYMDHDKAFNRFFAWLSAFVFSMMILVMSDNFAGLFIGWEGVGLCSWALIGFWYHKESATWAANEAFIMNRIADLGMLIGIFLLYWHTGSLQYDVVFPALPALDTSVLTLMGIFLFIGAMGKSAQFPLHTWLADAMEGPTPVSALIHAATMVTAGVYLVVRANPLYSLIPEVGYFIAGLGAFVAMFAATMALVNRDIKRIIAYSTLSQLGYMFVAAGLGAYWVALFHLMAHAFFKALLFLGAGNVMHAMSDELDPFKMGGLYKVMKWTAILMILASVALAGIWPLAGFFSKDKILEVAFSSEHYIIWAVLWITAGLTAFYSFRLIMLTFFSGEERYKEHGFHPHEAYKFMLWAMAPLAVLAVIAGWFEHQFVHFVTELLPTFEFHTHHVEMMLIAVTSLMAVGGIVVAVLLYRKGLLNPKLQQTAVYKLLFNQYYIPKFYDEFFSKPYAELSRVFWKQIDLKVVDATVDFIATTIYKTGEGTHTMQNGNLSSMLRWMVIGTVGLLVLAVLYVKRYDILALMQMVFPGLGA; encoded by the coding sequence ATGGAAATGTATCTCTATATTGCACTGTTCGCACCGTTTGTCGGCTCGCTTTTCGCGGCGCTGTTCGGTGCGTCACCGAAAACGCTCTGGACGGGGGTTGTCACCTCGGCGCTGCTCTTTGCATCGTTCGTCTCAAGCGTCACACTGTTTGTTTACCTGCTCCAGGGCGGTGAACCGATCCATACGGAACTGATGACATGGATGGAGACGGGAAGCCTCTACATCCCGTTCGGCTTCGTCGTCGACCAGGTGAGCGCAACGATGATGATCGTCGTCACGACGGTCTCCACGGTCGTTCACGTCTACGCGATCGGCTACATGGACCACGACAAGGCGTTCAACCGCTTCTTCGCATGGCTCTCGGCGTTCGTTTTCTCCATGATGATCCTCGTCATGAGCGACAACTTCGCCGGCCTCTTTATCGGTTGGGAAGGCGTCGGCCTCTGTTCCTGGGCCCTGATCGGTTTCTGGTACCACAAAGAGTCTGCAACATGGGCGGCGAACGAAGCGTTCATCATGAACCGTATCGCCGACCTGGGCATGCTGATCGGTATCTTCCTGCTCTACTGGCACACAGGCAGCCTGCAGTATGACGTCGTCTTCCCGGCCCTTCCGGCACTCGACACTTCCGTACTGACACTGATGGGAATTTTCCTTTTCATCGGTGCGATGGGTAAATCGGCGCAGTTCCCGCTGCACACCTGGCTGGCCGACGCGATGGAAGGTCCGACACCGGTCTCCGCGCTGATCCACGCGGCAACGATGGTTACGGCGGGGGTCTACCTCGTCGTCCGCGCCAACCCGCTCTACAGCCTGATCCCGGAAGTCGGCTACTTCATCGCCGGCCTCGGTGCCTTTGTTGCAATGTTCGCGGCTACGATGGCACTGGTCAACCGCGACATCAAGCGTATCATCGCCTACTCGACGCTGTCACAGCTGGGTTACATGTTCGTTGCGGCGGGCCTCGGTGCCTACTGGGTTGCATTGTTCCACCTGATGGCGCACGCCTTCTTCAAGGCGCTCCTCTTCCTCGGTGCGGGTAACGTCATGCACGCGATGAGCGACGAGCTCGACCCGTTCAAGATGGGCGGGCTCTACAAGGTGATGAAGTGGACGGCGATCCTGATGATCCTCGCTTCCGTCGCCCTGGCCGGTATCTGGCCGCTGGCGGGCTTCTTCTCCAAGGACAAGATCCTCGAAGTCGCCTTCAGCAGCGAGCACTACATCATCTGGGCGGTCCTCTGGATCACGGCGGGTCTGACGGCGTTCTACTCTTTCCGTCTGATCATGCTGACCTTCTTCTCCGGTGAAGAGCGATACAAAGAGCACGGTTTCCACCCGCACGAGGCGTACAAGTTCATGCTCTGGGCGATGGCGCCGTTGGCGGTCCTGGCCGTCATTGCCGGATGGTTCGAGCACCAGTTCGTCCACTTCGTCACGGAGCTGCTGCCGACGTTTGAGTTCCATACGCACCACGTCGAGATGATGCTGATTGCCGTCACGTCACTGATGGCAGTAGGCGGTATCGTCGTTGCGGTGCTGCTCTACCGCAAAGGTCTGCTCAACCCGAAACTGCAGCAGACGGCGGTCTATAAACTGCTGTTCAACCAGTACTATATTCCGAAGTTCTACGACGAGTTCTTCTCCAAGCCGTATGCGGAACTCTCCAGAGTCTTCTGGAAACAGATCGATCTCAAAGTCGTTGACGCCACTGTCGACTTCATTGCGACGACGATCTACAAAACAGGTGAGGGGACGCACACGATGCAGAACGGGAACCTCTCATCCATGCTGCGCTGGATGGTCATCGGTACCGTTGGCCTCCTCGTGCTTGCAGTCCTCTACGTCAAACGCTATGACATTCTGGCGCTGATGCAGATGGTATTCCCAGGTTTAGGAGCTTAA
- the nuoK gene encoding NADH-quinone oxidoreductase subunit NuoK, producing the protein MMEIGLTHYLVLSTVLFAIGLVGVMRRKNLLMLFMASEILLNAVNVAFAAIGHYYGDLTGQMFAFFVIAIAASEVAVGLGLLIIWYKRTGTIDLDTMTSMRG; encoded by the coding sequence ATGATGGAAATCGGACTGACACACTACCTGGTACTTTCTACGGTACTGTTCGCGATCGGTCTCGTCGGCGTCATGCGCCGCAAGAACCTCCTGATGCTCTTTATGGCGTCGGAGATTCTGCTCAACGCCGTCAACGTCGCGTTTGCCGCCATCGGCCACTACTACGGTGACCTGACGGGACAGATGTTCGCGTTCTTCGTCATCGCCATCGCGGCGTCCGAAGTCGCGGTCGGCCTCGGCCTGCTGATCATCTGGTACAAGCGTACCGGTACGATCGATCTTGATACTATGACATCGATGCGAGGGTAA